gtctgggtcaacacctcctgtgttggatcaggagttgggaggtttggggggaacccaggcccaccctctactccgggttccagcccaggggccctgtgGATTTGCAGCtatctatagtgcctcctgtaccagctgcatgacagctacaactccctgggctacttccccatggcctcctccaaacaccttctttatccctcaccacaggaccttcctcctggtgtctgataatgcttgtactccttagtcctccagcaacacaccctctcagctccttgcacctcttgctcccagctcctcacacacccacCACAAACTGacgtgagctcctttttaaacccagcaaagaatcctgtggcaccttatagactaacagacgttttgcagcatgagttttcgtgggtgaatacccacttcttcggatgcacccacgaaagctcatgctgcaaaacatctgttagtctataaggtgccacaggagtcttttctgcttttacagaaccagactaacacggctacccctctgatttttaaacccaggtgccctgattagcctgccttgattggctgcaggtgttctaatcagcctgtctgccttaattggttctagcaggttcctgattactttagtgcagcccctgctctggtcactcagggaacagaaaactactcatccagtgactaGTATATTTGCCTTTGACCAGACTCCTGTACTTCActgctctgggtctgtcacaatcaGCTTTGCTAGTTCTTTATTAGTGTGAGTAAAATCTGACCAgtaaagtttgtttttttccctaaagCGTCTCACAACCTCACAGAATAAATTCTGCATCCCCCTTCCAGTGAGGCCTTCCCCACAGTTTGATAACCTCTGTCACATTTGGCAGATGTGGGATAGTCTGCCTCCTCCAATGCAAGGCCTTTATACAGAAATATGCTGTGAGGGGCTGGCAGGGTCGGGTCACATCATTGAGGGCAGAGTACCTGcacttaaaaaaatcagaactaCACCCTTGTTTAAAGAGAGGCCTTACAATTATATTTAGAGATTGTTTCAAACCCTGAAGGGTGAAAGTTAATATCTCTGCCAAAATGTGTTACAGTTAATAACTGGATATTCTTATTAATATAAATGTCCAGTTTCTGTAtagattctcccccccccccccttctacaTTGATGcctctaattatttttgttccccttttctgGCTGGCAAATGAGGCAACTAAATCTGAATGTATGGTCCCTCATGAGAATTTCCCTTCGATTAATCGAATGGGTGCCTGGGTTCCAGATTAGTCTCCTTTCTTGTCAAGGCTATGGGGCTACTTGTACCTCCGTCCCTTTTCTAGGGTTTCTGAGCACACACCATCAGGCATTAGGGATTTTGCTCTTACGGTCTTGGGGTAATTTCACAATTCTCCCACTATTGTACTGAGGTCTGGGCACAATGTGctgcagtgtggggggagggaataaaGTGGACCCCAGGCTGAGCCATGTctcccctcctgccaccccagcatgcCCTGGAACCAGAACTGTGCAGGGCGACCCCCCTTTCACTCTGGGGACACTAGCACCCAGGTGGTGCCTCTCctctggtaactggttaaaagataggaaacaaagggtagaaataaatggtcagttttcagaatggagagaggtaaatactggtgtcccccaggggtctgtactggtccagtcctattcaacatattcataaatgatctggaaaaaggggtaaacagtgaggtggcaacatttgcagatgatacagagtcacagactttaaggtcagaagggaccatcatgattgtCTAGTCTACACAATGCAggccgcagaatctcacccacccactcctgcaacaaacccctaacctatgcctgagccattgaagtcctcaaatcatagtttaaagacttcaaggtgcagagaatcctccagcaagtgacccatgtcccgcactacagaggaaggtgaaaacccccagagcctctgctaatctgccccggaggagaaaactactcaagatagttaagtcccaggcagactgtgaagagctacaaaaggatctcacaaaactgggtgactgggtaacaaaatggcagatgaaatttaatgttgataaatgcaaagtaatgagcattggaaaacataatcctaactatacatatacaatgatggggtctaaattagctctttcacgcaagagatcttgcagtcattgtggatagttctctgaaatcatcctctcaatgtgcagtggcagtcaaaaaagtgaacagaatgttgggaatcgtcaagaaaggtatagataataagacagaaaatatcatattcctctatataaatccatggtatgcccacaccttgaatactgcatgcagatgtggtcaccccatctcaaaaaagatatattggaattggaaaaggttcagaaaagggcaacaaaaatgattaggggtatggaactgcttccgtatgaggagagattaataagactgggacttttcagcttggaaaagaggcgactaaggggggatatgatagaggtctataaaatcatgagtggtatagagaaagtaaataaggaagtgttatttactcctcataatacaagaacaagggaccaccaaatgaaattaataggtagcaggtttaaaacaaacacaagaaagtattttttcagacaacacactgtcaacctctggaaatccttgccagagggtgttgtgaaggccagtactataacggggttcaaaagggagctagatagattcatggaagataggtccaatAATGGCTATTACTCagggatgggtagggatggtgtccctagcctctgtttgccagaagctgggattgggtgacagggcatggatcacttgatgattacctgtctgttcattccctttggggcacctgccactggccactgtcagaggacaggacactggcttgatggacctttggtctgacccgtatggccgttcttatgttctctttctCTGTTGCCTTGGTAGAAAACTGGAGAGGGGAGCCAGCTGGAGACTCCAGCTGAtaggagcagaagcagccaaagctggGACTTTTGGACATTGagagaactttctacagttttgactAGACATGTGCTAAAAGTTTTCTGCCCAGCATTCCAACACACCACCTCAGAAACCCTATACAGAAAAATACGTTAGCATCCAGATCCATATTCACCACCAAGCATACTCACATCAATCACACTCCTTCTTAACATCTTATTTGCTCTTTTCATGGGCACAGCTGAGCAGACATTGTCACTGATCAGTGCACAATACCTAGATTGTTCCTAAGACGTGACCTTATTTAGGCCCCAGCACTATGTCTGAGTTGAAGTTGTATCTTTCTGTGTCTATACaagacattgaatttcatctgccttccTGCTGCTCAGATACCATATTCTGCTGGACCCATCTGCAGTTCCTTACTCTCCTTAGGCCATATCTACATTGCAAATTTTTGTCAACATAGCTATATcaatcaggggtgtgaaaacacacactcCATAGCGGACATAGTGATCCCAGCAAAACCCCCAAtgtagacacagctatgctgacagaagagagCTTCTGTTAGCATAACTAATGTTGTTCAGGAAGGCGGTGTTACTGTGCCGACAGAAAAACGCCTTTTGtcactatgtctacactgggggctctGCCAATATAcagtagctatactggcaaaacatTTGTAGCGTAGACAAGACCTTAGTCTCCTATAATACACATCATTTTGTATCATTGGCAGATTTTTCCAAGTCCCAGGTAATTAGTTCAGAGTGGAGGGAGACTCCAGTCAGGCATTGGTGCTGACTCTATGGGCGCTCCTGttctggagcacccacagaaaaaaaaagtgggtgctcagcatccactgGCAGACCCACAGATCAgctcctcctctccacccccagcacctcccacccgctgctgatcagcagcattcaggaggcttgggaggaggagcaggagcaagAAGAGGTGAAGGAGTGGCCAGGAAGAGGTGAGGTAGGGATGGGAACGTGAGGGGGGGAAgagctggagtgggggcagggcctggggtgaagCAGGGGTTGAGTACCCCAAGGGAACGGGGGAAGTCGGTGCCTCTGCACTCAGCCCTCACTGCACACAGCACTTAGCGATGTCATCTCCAGCAATAAACAGCACCTGCTTGCTGGACACCTGTCACCAGTGACCAACTCCCTGGGCTCCTGCCAGGCCTTTTATATCCACTGCAGATTCCTCAAAGACATagtgtcttaaagagacagtCTCTTTTTCCACTTGCACTTTTTACAAAGCAAGCCAATAATTCCTGTATAGAGAGCTCCACACCTTTCCCAGCATCTGGGCCAAGTCCATCCAATAAATTACAACAAAAATActtacaataataaataataaaacaaaaataaatactttCAGTAAAACCTAGACTAGATGGGGTGTGGACAACTGTTTTTTATTTGTTGGGTGTGGagttaaaaatataataataccAATTGAATATTTCTTTGAATAGTTATGTACCATGACTACTTTTGTCCACTTTTGATTAAGAGAGATAAATGCACTTCCACAGTCAGTGTTTATTAATGCAATCCATAAAACACCCCTAGTTATCGAGTACCACGCTACATAGTTTTGATCTCTTTCTATTACTACTGTCCCATTGAGCTGGCTGGCTCCATGTAGTTGGATGCCTTCCAATAGAGCCACTCACTCCCTTTTAGAGCTCCTGTCCAAGCTGGGAATCCGTGCAGGAGGAAAATCCCCTGTAAGGCTTTTGTCTACTGCTCCCTAGCGTGGTGAAAACCCTCTTGGGAAAGGTCTTTCATGCATTTTCAGGGAGCAGCTCTCTGTCTTGGGCTTGATAAAGCTTGTTCCTGGTGTTCGTAGCCAAAATGATTGCTTCTAACCTGGAGAGAGAGCTGCAGAATCACCCAATATCTTCCATATAGTTTTTCTTTAGCTGCCCAGACTTCATGATCTATATTGAGATACTGTGAAATGGTTCCTTCCTTCCAGATTGCACCTTCTTCTGAGAGAGAGAACAGCTGGGATCTTTAGAGACCCTGGTGCAGAACATGGTGCTCAGTGGACTTAACTATTAGATTTTGTACTCCCATCCTGAGTCATGTTAGACAGCACACActttatacattaaaaataaaccatAGGCTGAGCTTTTCCAGGGGGGAGGTATGTGTGGAAATCTGTGTTTAGTGGGGTCTGTCTGGGGAAGATAAGGtgggattttttgggggggggatagAAGAGGAGTGTCTGTTGGTGTATTTTTGGTGGGAAAGGTGAAGTTGGAGAGGCTGTATctagggaggggaaggtgggagTGTATGGATCTGAGTGGGTGTGTGCATTGTAAGGTTACTATGTGGCTTTATTTCAAATTAAACACAGTTACTTTTGACAATGTGtcatttttatttgtgttttctAATCTGACCTATTAGATTCACACACATTCTGTACAAGTATCTGAATAAAAACAAACTGCTTTGGTTTCTTGCTGGATTGGGAATTCCCTTGGATGAACAGCAATTTCCATTGGGAGTAAACCTGAAATCCTGAGCCATGCTATAGGAGACCAGAGAGGATGTTTGCTGAAGAAGGATTAGGGAGgtggctgtgcagctggcagGTAAAGCAAAGGACAGTTAGGTGGGCACAGAGAGTTAGGGGGTCCTGAAATTTAATCTGGTCTGAGAAGATTGGCTGGATCCATTAACAATTTAagcatttccccctctcccccatgaggCTGATCATCTCATCTGTAATCTGCAGAGGCTTGGAGCAGTAGGATGGGACCAGtccatttctgtccccattctttttttcccccacagaacaCACCTTTAATTTCCATCAGTTCAAATATATAATGGCTTATTAAGCAACTTTTATATGAGCATGGAGCTACTGTATCTCCAGACCCAGCTTGAGTGAACAGTGAGGAGCTCAACTAAAAATGGTTATTTCGAGGCCTTGGATCCACCACACACTCCAGTTCTGGGTAGTAGAGCTATGACTCAGCAACTTTCAGTTCTGTAATGGCTCAGAGTATCTTTAACAAGAATATTCCTAACCTTTCCAACCTGGCACATACACAAGGCTATGCTTATTCCACACTATGTGTGGGCGAGTGAGGGGCCTCCTAGTCTTCAAATCAGCATAACTGCTGTAATATTTTTCTCCTTCAGACCCATTTTGGCTAGAACCTCCCATATTTACAAGCAATGAATTTCTCACCATAACAGAAATAACATCAAATGTCTGGGATTTTGAAGGATCCTCATTCTGTTCTAGAGCTGGTGCTGTCTCTGAACTCCTCAGTCTTCCCTGGATACAGTCACTTCTAGGTTAGAGTTCAGTGTTGGTAGCAGTCCCAAGACCTCACTGATCCCTGCTTAATATTTGGCCTGATAATCCAGTGGCATACAGAGCCACTCTTGCAGCAGATGTTCATGTTTGGTGGAGATGCAAGGATACTATCCAGTTTGCTGTGCTATTCCTTTCCCTTATACAGAAGGGATGAAGCAAATGTTGAGGGGTAAGAAAGGTTGTTGTCTTCTTTCCCGACTCATCTGCTGCCCACCCATTACAGATTGTTCATTTACTAGTCTAGTATTAACCTTGAAGTTTGTTTCATTTattggtgtgtctggctcagcagctACTTTTTATGACCCCTGTCTCCAACTGATTCCCAACTCTGTTGTTGCTTGAGCCCTATGGCTTTGCAGGGGCAGCATTGGAATTTAAGGATGTGAGACAAAGCGGATGCGTTGGGAGTATGCCAAGTCCACAATGTAAAGCACCAGGTTCACATAAGTAAATATAGCAATCACCAGTTGGCTGTCCCAGGGGCATTTGCCCTGAGAGCACTGGTAGGGGCGCCGTGGGGACCCATACTTACTATCAAAGCAGAACACCGGCCAGATCACTGCTGCACTCACATACATGAGGATGGCCATGAATGTGTAAATGACCACGAAGCGCTCAAAGGGGCACCACAGCATTGCTGTCCTTCCTGTGACATTGAAGGCCACTACCACCACTGTCACCACAAAGCAGAAGCTATAGACAGCCACACACCATTGTGTAGCCACATAATTGCTGTACTGACTGTCATTTACCAGTGCCCCAAATATGATGCAGGCCACGAAGGCCTGGACAATTTTCAAGAGACCAGATACTGTGGCCATGTAGCTGGTCACCTGTCCTGGCTTGGCTCTGGTTAGAAACACCTCCACAGCATAAGCAATGAACAGGAGCCCTGCAAAGACACTGGCTGCTATGCGGAAATCTCTCACCTTGCAACTGATGGAATAACAGCCAAACTGGGCAAAATAGAGCGGGTAGATCACAGCCGCAGTGATGGACATGAGTGTGGCCAGCATGGCAAAGGCAGCTGTGAAATTTCCCCAGGAGATGCTCAGGCAGCTGTGGAGACGAGTGAACTCACAGGTTATTATAAAGATGGTGACAGCAAAACAGAAACACCAGACGAACATGCAGAAGGTGCCATAGGCTGCACTGAATCCCCCCTGATGGGCCACCAGGCTGAATGTAGTACATCCAAATGCCACCTGCAGCAAACGGGCTACTCCCACCGGGGATGCCACTGCTGCTGTGTTCAGATACGGCCCTCCTGAGCTCTCCATCATCTGATCAGAGCAGGTAACAAGGCAGTTGGAGACCGCAAAGCTTCCTTTCAGGTTAGCTCCGTTCTCTATCCCTCCACCAGAATCTTCGCTGAGCGTGCATTTCTGGCAACCTCTCAG
The Mauremys reevesii isolate NIE-2019 linkage group 15, ASM1616193v1, whole genome shotgun sequence DNA segment above includes these coding regions:
- the MYADML2 gene encoding myeloid-associated differentiation marker-like protein 2, with translation MMESSGGPYLNTAAVASPVGVARLLQVAFGCTTFSLVAHQGGFSAAYGTFCMFVWCFCFAVTIFIITCEFTRLHSCLSISWGNFTAAFAMLATLMSITAAVIYPLYFAQFGCYSISCKVRDFRIAASVFAGLLFIAYAVEVFLTRAKPGQVTSYMATVSGLLKIVQAFVACIIFGALVNDSQYSNYVATQWCVAVYSFCFVVTVVVVAFNVTGRTAMLWCPFERFVVIYTFMAILMYVSAAVIWPVFCFDSKYGSPRRPYQCSQGKCPWDSQLVIAIFTYVNLVLYIVDLAYSQRIRFVSHP